The following coding sequences lie in one Candidatus Eremiobacterota bacterium genomic window:
- the fabG gene encoding 3-oxoacyl-[acyl-carrier-protein] reductase codes for MTCRVLSAREDQAVFEGRVALVTGGTRGIGAAITESLAASGASVAAGYNRGKESAEKFAHQMEEKGAKVSVHTGRVDDVDDCNRVVKEVMDRFGRIDFLVNNAGITLDKTVRKMTNDDWHQVLDVNLSGAFHMTKAVLEHMIERGSGRIVNISSVIGQMGNVGQANYAASKAGLFGFTKSLALEMAQRGITVNCVAPGFIATEMVSAIPEAALAKVVERIPQRRLGRPDEVARVVRFLLEDDSSYITGAVFDVNGGLDM; via the coding sequence GTGACATGTCGCGTATTGTCCGCTCGGGAGGACCAGGCTGTGTTTGAAGGTCGAGTGGCGTTAGTAACCGGCGGGACGCGAGGCATCGGCGCGGCGATCACCGAGTCGCTGGCGGCGAGCGGCGCGTCGGTTGCGGCCGGATACAACCGCGGCAAAGAGAGCGCCGAAAAGTTCGCACATCAGATGGAGGAGAAAGGCGCCAAGGTTTCGGTGCATACGGGGCGCGTCGACGACGTCGACGACTGCAACCGCGTGGTGAAAGAAGTGATGGATCGCTTCGGCCGGATCGATTTTCTCGTGAATAACGCGGGCATCACGCTCGACAAGACCGTGCGCAAAATGACCAACGACGACTGGCATCAGGTGCTCGACGTTAACCTGTCGGGCGCTTTTCACATGACCAAAGCGGTACTCGAGCACATGATCGAGCGGGGGTCGGGGCGCATCGTCAACATTAGCTCGGTGATCGGCCAGATGGGCAACGTCGGACAGGCGAACTATGCGGCCTCGAAGGCCGGTCTGTTCGGGTTTACCAAGAGCCTCGCTCTCGAGATGGCCCAGCGAGGCATCACAGTTAATTGCGTGGCGCCCGGCTTCATCGCCACCGAGATGGTCTCAGCGATTCCGGAAGCGGCGCTCGCCAAGGTCGTCGAGCGAATTCCGCAGCGCCGCCTCGGCCGCCCCGACGAAGTCGCCCGCGTCGTCCGCTTTCTGCTAGAGGATGATTCGAGTTATATAACCGGTGCCGTTTTCGACGTCAACGGCGGTCTCGATATGTAG